In the genome of Pseudomonas fluorescens, the window TCCGGCAGCGCCGCCGCCAGGGCATTGCCCGCACCGCCGTCGAAATCCAGGGTCGCGCACACCAGTTGCGTGCCGGACGCTTCAGACGCGAACAGGCGATGACGATAGGGCCGGGGGAAAAAGATCAGGCTCGGTTCAGTCAGTTGCAGATCCGGCTGATCGCCCAACTTGAGCCGCAACTCGCCCGCCTGAAGCAAGTGCAAATGACCGCTGGTCTGTTGGCCATCGTAGGCGGCGGTGCCGCAAAAAGTACCGCTATGGAAAGTGCCGGCATTGACGCCGAAGTGTGTGAGCAACGTGGACAAACGATCCATGACAGGGCTCCCGAAGGCTATTCTGGACGATCTGTCGCATATCATCGACGATTTGCACCCATCACGCCAGACACACGCCCTAACATCAGCTCCGTTCCCAGCGCATACCGCGCTTCACACCACGGAGTATCACCATGACCCGCATTGCCCCGATCAGCCTGGAACACGCCACCGACGCCACCCGCCCGCTGCTGGAAGCCGTGCAGAAAAAAGTCGGCTTTGTGCCCAATACCTTCAAAGTCCTGGCTCACGCCCCAGCGGTGCTGGCCGCGTACCTGCAAAACTCGGCAGCGTTGGGCAAAACGTCCCTGAGCGCCACGGAAAAGGAAGCAGTGTCCCTCGCCACTTCGCAGGTCAACGGCTGCGACTACTGCCTGGCCGCTCACACACTGTTCGCCAGCAAGACCGGACTGTCGAAGCAGGACATCCTCAGCGCACGACACGGCGAGTTAAACGCCTTCGCCACCCTCGCCCGCCAGATCACCGAAAGCCGTGGGCACCTGACCGTCAAACAGATCGCCGCTGCCCGTGCCGCCGGCATCGACGATAGCAAAATCATCGAAGTGATCGCCCATGTGGCTTCGCAGACATTGACCAACTACCTGAACAACACAGCGCTGACCGATATCGACTTCCCGGCCATCGATGCCTGAATGACTGGATTGACGGAGGACCCACCATGAACACCGTGACCCTATACACAACCGACACCTGCCCTTACTGCCGCAACGCAAAAGCCTTGCTGGCGAGCAAAGGCGCGGTGATGCAAGAGATCAATATCGAGCGCGAGCCCGGAAAAATGCAGGAAATGCTCAACCGCAGTGGTCGACGCAGCGTGCCGCAGATCTTCATCGGCGACACGCACATCGGCGGCTTCGACGACCTGGCCAAACTGGATCGTCAGGGTGGGTTGATGTCGATGCTGGCCTGAGTTAGTCAGGTATTGGTTTTCCACCTGGTCCACTGCAAGACCCTGTGGGAGCGGGCTTGCTCCCACAGGGGGGACTCAATCATCCTCATGCAACTTGATGCCGCGTTTATGCAGCACATGGGGCACCACCAGCACCAGCAGTGTCAGGGCGAGGAAGAACGCCGAGATCGGTTGCGTGAGGAACACCGTCCAGTCCCCTTCGCTGATGGACAAGGCGTTGCGCAGTTGTTTCTCGGCCATCGGCCCCAGCAGCATGCCGACGATCACCGGGGCGACGGGGAAGTCGAACCGGCGCATCAGCACCCCGCCCCAGCCAATCGCCAACATCAGGATCAGGTCGAAGGATGAGTGGCGCATGCCGTACACGCCGATGGTAGCGAAGACCAGGATGCCGGCGTTCAGGTACGGCCGGGGGATTTGCAGCAGTTTGACCCACAGCCCCACCAGCGGCAGGTTCAACACCAGCAGAATCGCGTTGCCGATGTACAGCGAGGCCACCAGCGTCCAGACCAGTTCGGCGGAGGTTTCGAACAGCATCGGCCCCGGTTGCAGGTTGTAGTTCTGGAACGCCGCCAACAGGATTGCCGCGGTGGCGGACGTCGGGATGCCCAGGGTCAGCAACGGAACCAGCGATCCGGTCGCGCTGGCGTTGTTGGCCGCTTCCGGGCCGGCCACGCCTTCGATGGCGCCTTCGCCCTTGTTGGCGGAAAACTCCTTCGGATACTTGCTGAGTTTGCGTTCGGTGGAATAGGACAGGAAGGTTGGAATCTCGGCGCCACCGGCCGGAATCGAGCCAAACGGAAAACCGATCAGCGTGCCCCGAAGCCACGCGGGCACCGAGCGTTTCCAGTCGGCACGGGTCATCCACAACGAGGTCAGGCGATGCCGTCCTTCGCTTGATTCCTTTTGATAGAGCAGGCTGTACAAGGCTTCGCCCACCGCGAACAATCCAACCGCCACCAGCACCACTTCGATGCCGTCCACCAGTTCCGGCACGCCGAGGGTGTAGCGGGCAATGCCCGAGGTCGAGTCCAGGCCGATCAAGCCGATGGTCAGCCCGACGCCCAGCGAGGCAAACCCGCG includes:
- a CDS encoding carboxymuconolactone decarboxylase family protein produces the protein MTRIAPISLEHATDATRPLLEAVQKKVGFVPNTFKVLAHAPAVLAAYLQNSAALGKTSLSATEKEAVSLATSQVNGCDYCLAAHTLFASKTGLSKQDILSARHGELNAFATLARQITESRGHLTVKQIAAARAAGIDDSKIIEVIAHVASQTLTNYLNNTALTDIDFPAIDA
- the grxC gene encoding glutaredoxin 3, producing the protein MNTVTLYTTDTCPYCRNAKALLASKGAVMQEINIEREPGKMQEMLNRSGRRSVPQIFIGDTHIGGFDDLAKLDRQGGLMSMLA
- a CDS encoding tripartite tricarboxylate transporter permease; amino-acid sequence: MDILSSLAMGFAAALTPINLMWGFIGCLLGTAIGVLPGIGPALTVALLLPITAKVDPTGALIMFAGIYYGAQFGGSTTSILLNTPGESSSMVTALEGNLMARNGRAGPALATAAIGSFVAGTFATILLTLFAPIVARLALNFGPTEYFAILVLSFTTVSAVLGASMLRGFASLGVGLTIGLIGLDSTSGIARYTLGVPELVDGIEVVLVAVGLFAVGEALYSLLYQKESSEGRHRLTSLWMTRADWKRSVPAWLRGTLIGFPFGSIPAGGAEIPTFLSYSTERKLSKYPKEFSANKGEGAIEGVAGPEAANNASATGSLVPLLTLGIPTSATAAILLAAFQNYNLQPGPMLFETSAELVWTLVASLYIGNAILLVLNLPLVGLWVKLLQIPRPYLNAGILVFATIGVYGMRHSSFDLILMLAIGWGGVLMRRFDFPVAPVIVGMLLGPMAEKQLRNALSISEGDWTVFLTQPISAFFLALTLLVLVVPHVLHKRGIKLHEDD